The Elgaria multicarinata webbii isolate HBS135686 ecotype San Diego chromosome 11, rElgMul1.1.pri, whole genome shotgun sequence genome segment AATACATCACTTGTAATTAGCTAAAGGTTTAATAAATGAGTATGTAGATGGTATAGTAAAATACCAACAGCAATGAAACggaagcaaatatatatatatatatatatatatatatatatatatatatatatatatattacttacaacgtggttttttaaaatgttcaccgGTGTTTATAAGATACTTAAAATACATTGGAATATAGGGGGAAATATtaagaaggagagaaaaaaatgagtgtgggagagagagaagataatGAAAAGAGGCAATGAGATAGTGAACAGTAAACAAAGCAGCTTGGTACAATGCCCAGAAATGACCTTCCCATCTCACCAACTCACTCACATGTAGCCCTTTCCTTGTGCAGGGGAGGAAAAATGAACCATTCCTGCCCATCACCTTTGGTTTCTTGAGTCATCCCAGCTCCCTCTGAAACAAACTGCCAGaatgtgcagggccggtgctaccattaggccaactaggcagctgcctacggcgcagacctcagaggggcgcagtactgccctttaaaggtcacagttttatacaagttagctcttttaagaaaaaaacacacataggccatagctagacctaaggtttatccctggatcatccagggctcaaacctgttcatctaggtgacacacaggggatccagtgctcaggcaggggcgaaccctggatgatcccaggataagccttaggtctagctgtggccataataaaaggaaaatataatagttcagaaactcttcttgaacagctgaatcaaagtcggcaatttggggtgggtgggtttgaaagtagcttgccttgcctagggcacaaaataatcTGGAACCAGCCCTGAGAATGTGACAAGCTTAATCATTTTCAAATCGTAGGCATTGAACTCTAATGAATCCTTGAAAGAACAACCTCCAACATGTTGGCCTGTTGTATAAGTTATTGaagtccccaccaccactaccaccacaaaCTTAATTTCATTTTCATAATAGAATTgtcacagattattattatttttttggaagatcAACTTCAAGGTCCTGGGAGCAGTCTGCCACTTCCAGTCAGTCTCTTGAGTGcttctttaaaatctttatttCTCAGGGAATATATGACTGGATTAACAACTGGGGTTACCACGGAATAAAGGAGAGAAACAAGCTTGTCTTTCTCTAGAGAGTACACTGAAGATGGCCTGATATATGTGTAGATAACTGCAGAAAAGTAAAAGGTGACTACAATGAGATGCGAGGAACATGTGGAGAAAGCTTTCTTCTTCCCTTCAGTGGAACGGATTCTGAAGATGGCTCTCAGGATGAACAAATATGATGTTAGAGTCAACCCACAGCTGCAAATCCCAAATATCACATCTGCCGCAAATGCCATAGACTCATTGAGACTGGTATCTGAGCAGGCGACGTCTAATAGTGGGGGTATATCGCAGTAGAAATGATTGATGATGTTGGAGCTGCAGAAGGAAAGTTGCAACATCAGTCCAGAATGAACTGCAGCATCGATCATTCCAGCAATCCACACCCCACTTGCTATGAGAACACACACTTCCTTCCTCATGATGATTGTATACTGCAGAGGATGGCAGATGGCTGCATAACGGTCAAAAGCCATGAATGAGAGAAGCAAAAGTTCTGACCCCAAAGCCGAAATGACGAGAAACACCTGTATGATACAGCCATTAAATGAGATGGTCTTTCCGTGTGTCAAAAGAGAGTGGAGCAGTCTGGGAATTGTAACTGAGATTAAAAACACATTCACTAAGGACAAATTAAGGAGCAGGAAGTACATGGGAGTGTGGAGTTTCCTGCACATGCATATGGTAAAGATGAGGAGGACATTTGCCACCATCGCTGTAGCATAGATGAATGCAAAAATCCAAAACAGAAGtgtctgtagtttgggggaaTTGGTCAGACCAACCAGTATAAACTCAGTTGTGGGAGTTTGGTTCTTCATTTCAATACGTCCAATTCTGTTGATGTAGATacagacattgcattaaaaaaaaaacacagtcaAGAGACTTGTGGACCTTAAAGACTAAGATTTTATTCTGGCTTAAGCTTTTGAGGACACCTGTTCACACAGGCATTCCCTGACTGTGAAAGACTGTGTTACTACACTGTTGTCCTTGTTGAAGTATTGTAATAAATtgtaatgtttaaaaaatatttctaatgttttcatttttcttattTTAGTTGGACTATTACATTTTAAAGTTGTATTTATTGTGAACAAATTAGGGATTTGAATATATTAGGCaggaatcctatggcccttagaaAACATGTGAGGATGGACACGATAGATCGGATTCCCCACTCTAAACTCAGAGACCATGCTCCAACCTCAGAGTATGGTATCTGATATCTAATCCCACCTCCCCACTGGCATGGAATGAATCATCCATACTGGCTATTCTGAAACCTACCGTAGAGGTGGAGGAAAGAGGGTGTtcccatgggcagggaggggacaagACTGGAGATTATtccgaggcctctccagcctccttccctcccccttcaaaaCTCTTTCACTAGATGGAAAGAAAAAGCCCATCTGACTGCAAAGGGGGCAAATTGATACATGCATGTTTACCATCACAATTAAATTAGCAGCAAATACTACGATTTGTGGTACACATTACAATACATTTTCTCAATGTACAAACAGAAACCCCTATCTTTTCCCCAAACCTTATTGTACTGTTTCATAAATTTGGTTGTCTACCCAGAAGAAGCTTCAACCCAGATCAGAAAGAATTAATATGATTCTGAACCAATATTAGAAAGTCACAATACTAATTTCTAATAAACTGCACTTGTGACATCTCAGATTTCTAACACCAGTACTATCTTTGGGTCAGTTTTATATTGCTTCTGCTAAGAGTTGGTCATTACACAAGATCCCAAAGCACAATCTATCACAATTAAATTAGCAGCAAATACTACAACTTGTAGTACATATTACAATACATTTTCACAATGTACAAACAAGAaaaacactggcctggttcagacaacatgctaaaaccatgctgcttaaccacaaaatggttaacggaatgcattgaccttaatacatttcattaactattttgtggttaagcagcatggtttagtgggttgtctgaaccaggccaataccTCCTTAAGGCCTGCCTCTGGAATAATGAGTTGGTTTTCATATTACCATATCTGACTCTCTTCAAAAATTACACATTATCTGCCAACTGGGCCATGTTTTGAATTTAAtgaataattatagaccagtcttcccccagaagacaagataccctggagaagatgctgatggtagggaaagtggaaggcaaaaggaaggggccgaccaagggcaagatggatggatgatattctggaggtatcagactcgaccttgggggagctgggggtggcaacggctgacagaaagctctggcatgg includes the following:
- the LOC134405353 gene encoding olfactory receptor 5AP2-like, with the protein product MKNQTPTTEFILVGLTNSPKLQTLLFWIFAFIYATAMVANVLLIFTICMCRKLHTPMYFLLLNLSLVNVFLISVTIPRLLHSLLTHGKTISFNGCIIQVFLVISALGSELLLLSFMAFDRYAAICHPLQYTIIMRKEVCVLIASGVWIAGMIDAAVHSGLMLQLSFCSSNIINHFYCDIPPLLDVACSDTSLNESMAFAADVIFGICSCGLTLTSYLFILRAIFRIRSTEGKKKAFSTCSSHLIVVTFYFSAVIYTYIRPSSVYSLEKDKLVSLLYSVVTPVVNPVIYSLRNKDFKEALKRLTGSGRLLPGP